A region of Subtercola boreus DNA encodes the following proteins:
- a CDS encoding antibiotic biosynthesis monooxygenase, translating into MATTVGETRQGPAVSLIIQRRVLPGSDDVYRAWQRKLGNVLSVWPGFLGRDVIEPSPPSQTDWVLVQRFANVEAARGWLQSPERAALFDEIKEHFVGQEEINLVTEDERKAPEAASIIVTSRVAPADEAAFLSWQRKISAAEANFPGFQGHKIERPTPGVQEDWTVILSFDTDQNLAAWTDSPQRQKLLAEGEAFASNTRVSKAKYGFTFWSTDRPSRLMIFKDNLLVLLVLYPIVFLFGYLISEPFLSGVPFWLSLFIGNIVSTQLLGWLVAPWIFRVFAWWHKPGIGSRREVLGYVILAVLYAASMALDALLIALGPIGGGGAA; encoded by the coding sequence GTGGCGACGACGGTCGGTGAGACCCGGCAGGGGCCCGCGGTCTCGCTGATCATCCAGCGCCGTGTGCTGCCGGGCAGCGACGATGTCTACCGGGCCTGGCAGCGGAAGCTCGGCAACGTGCTGAGCGTCTGGCCGGGCTTCCTCGGGCGCGACGTCATCGAACCGTCGCCACCGTCGCAGACCGACTGGGTGCTCGTGCAGCGGTTCGCGAACGTCGAGGCCGCCCGGGGCTGGCTGCAGAGCCCCGAGCGGGCAGCCCTGTTCGACGAGATCAAGGAGCACTTCGTCGGCCAGGAGGAGATCAACCTCGTCACCGAAGACGAGCGGAAGGCGCCGGAGGCGGCGTCGATCATCGTCACCAGCCGTGTTGCACCGGCCGACGAAGCCGCATTCCTCAGCTGGCAGCGGAAGATCTCGGCGGCCGAGGCCAACTTCCCGGGCTTCCAGGGGCACAAGATCGAACGCCCGACTCCCGGTGTGCAGGAGGACTGGACGGTCATCCTGAGCTTCGACACCGACCAGAACCTCGCGGCCTGGACGGATTCTCCGCAGCGCCAGAAGCTGCTGGCGGAGGGGGAGGCCTTCGCCTCGAACACCCGCGTCTCGAAGGCGAAGTACGGATTCACCTTCTGGAGCACCGACCGGCCGAGCCGGCTGATGATCTTCAAGGACAACCTGCTCGTGCTGCTGGTGCTGTACCCGATCGTGTTCCTGTTCGGGTATCTCATCAGCGAGCCGTTCCTCAGCGGGGTGCCGTTCTGGCTGAGCCTGTTCATCGGCAACATCGTCAGCACGCAGCTTCTCGGTTGGCTGGTGGCGCCCTGGATCTTCCGGGTCTTCGCGTGGTGGCACAAGCCCGGTATCGGGTCGCGCCGGGAGGTGCTCGGCTACGTCATCCTCGCGGTGCTCTACGCGGCGTCGATGGCTCTGGATGCCCTGCTGATCGCCCTCGGGCCGATCGGTGGTGGCGGCGCCGCGTAG
- a CDS encoding gluconokinase, with translation MTASAPALPPVVVMGVSGSGKSTVGAALASALGVDFIDGDDLHSAANTAKMASGVPLTDTDRQPWLEAVGHVLHSEPGAGPVVACSALRRVYREVLRGAAPDAVFLHLAAGADLLRARLVHRENHFMPPALLASQLGTLEPLEADERGVVLDTAGGVDEVVLQAIVWLRGSV, from the coding sequence GTGACAGCTTCCGCCCCCGCTCTGCCGCCCGTCGTCGTGATGGGGGTCTCCGGATCGGGTAAATCGACCGTCGGAGCCGCGCTCGCTTCAGCACTCGGCGTCGACTTCATCGACGGCGACGACCTGCACTCCGCAGCCAACACGGCGAAGATGGCCAGCGGCGTGCCGCTCACCGACACCGACCGGCAGCCCTGGCTCGAAGCGGTTGGGCACGTGCTGCATTCGGAGCCGGGTGCCGGCCCTGTCGTCGCGTGTTCGGCCCTCCGCCGTGTGTACAGGGAGGTCCTGCGGGGTGCCGCACCCGACGCCGTGTTCCTCCACCTGGCCGCCGGGGCGGACCTGCTGCGCGCCCGCCTGGTGCACCGCGAGAACCACTTCATGCCGCCGGCCCTGCTCGCCTCGCAGCTCGGCACTCTCGAGCCGCTGGAAGCCGACGAGCGCGGCGTCGTGCTCGACACGGCGGGTGGAGTCGACGAGGTCGTCCTGCAGGCGATCGTGTGGCTCCGCGGTTCCGTGTAG
- a CDS encoding 50S ribosomal protein L25/general stress protein Ctc has protein sequence MADDNKIIAETRTSFGKGAARKLRAAGKIPAVIYGHGADPQHVSLPGHEVFLLIRKSNALIELDIEGAKQLALVKDVQKDPVRQIIEHLDLIVVRQGERVQVEVSVQVEGEPVSGATADLDTFTLLLEVLATNIPTRVVVNIEGAEAGTQILAKDIELPEGAVLVGDEDQLIVAVSIPEEQDLGDSLSAGDASTSDAPTTA, from the coding sequence ATGGCTGACGACAACAAGATCATCGCGGAGACGCGCACTTCCTTCGGCAAGGGTGCGGCGCGCAAGCTCCGCGCCGCCGGCAAGATCCCCGCCGTGATCTACGGCCACGGCGCCGACCCGCAGCACGTGAGCCTTCCGGGCCACGAGGTCTTCCTGCTCATCCGCAAGTCGAACGCGCTCATCGAGCTCGACATCGAAGGCGCCAAGCAGCTCGCGCTGGTCAAGGATGTGCAGAAGGACCCGGTGCGCCAGATCATCGAGCACCTCGACCTGATCGTCGTGCGCCAGGGTGAGCGTGTGCAGGTGGAGGTCTCCGTGCAGGTCGAGGGCGAGCCCGTCTCCGGCGCCACCGCCGACCTCGACACCTTCACGCTGCTGCTCGAGGTGCTCGCCACGAACATCCCGACCCGCGTCGTCGTCAACATCGAGGGCGCCGAGGCCGGCACCCAGATCCTCGCCAAGGACATCGAACTGCCCGAGGGCGCTGTTCTCGTCGGCGACGAGGACCAGCTGATCGTTGCCGTCTCGATCCCCGAGGAGCAGGACCTGGGCGACAGCCTCTCGGCCGGCGACGCGTCGACGTCGGACGCCCCGACGACCGCATAG
- the pth gene encoding aminoacyl-tRNA hydrolase, which yields MAADDQWLVVGLGNPGPEYAGNRHNVGQMVLDELASRFSGSFKAHRSNARVAEGRLVPGGTRFVLAKPNSYMNNSGGPTAGLLSYYSIDPSHLIVVHDELDIPFDTLRLKSGGGHGGHNGIRDIITASGTPDFTRVRVGIGRPPGRQSAADFVLRDFSSTERTVLPNLLADAADAVELIAADGLTAAQQRFHAPPA from the coding sequence ATGGCTGCTGACGACCAGTGGCTCGTCGTCGGGCTCGGCAACCCCGGCCCGGAGTACGCCGGCAACCGGCACAATGTGGGCCAGATGGTGCTCGACGAGCTGGCGTCGCGGTTCTCGGGGTCGTTCAAAGCGCACCGTTCCAACGCCCGGGTGGCCGAGGGGCGGCTCGTTCCGGGCGGGACGCGGTTCGTCCTCGCCAAGCCGAACAGCTACATGAACAACTCGGGCGGGCCGACCGCCGGCCTGCTCTCCTACTACTCGATCGATCCGTCGCACCTGATCGTGGTGCACGACGAGCTCGACATCCCGTTCGACACCCTCCGCCTGAAGTCGGGCGGCGGGCACGGCGGGCACAACGGCATCCGCGACATCATCACGGCCTCGGGCACACCCGACTTCACCCGGGTGCGGGTCGGCATCGGGCGCCCGCCCGGCCGGCAGAGCGCGGCGGACTTCGTGCTCCGCGACTTCTCGTCGACGGAGCGGACGGTGCTGCCGAACCTGCTGGCGGATGCCGCCGACGCCGTCGAACTCATCGCCGCCGACGGCCTCACGGCCGCGCAGCAGCGCTTCCACGCGCCGCCCGCCTGA
- the mfd gene encoding transcription-repair coupling factor codes for MILQGLIPALSRASTFDRALAEAGRDADFSLTDGLRAPLLAGLLAQRAERGLPEALFVVTATGRDSESLRASLECLAPGADILEFPAWETLPHERLSPSAEIVGKRIAALRRLDEWTAETAAADAKVKGAERPRPLVVVASVRAALQPLADNLTEHQPVRLVKGGRGYDLASLVGELVELAYSRVDMVTRRGEFAVRGGILDIFPAVSEHPVRVDFFGDEIEEIRGFSVADQRSLENQFDHVELPPSRELLLSESVKQRAREMQHEFPSLSGLLEKIGQGIPVEGMESLAPALLDRLVTVTHYLPAGAAIAVISPERVASRAVSLTETNREFLSAAWNAATAGAEAPIDLASGEFITLNDLRDAAGIHRPWWTLSTFDSGTASVDEHLEAIVGTDAHYLRIQADAVPSFQGNVEGALDHVASRMHDGWSVAVVAAGTGLVERAADVLAERELPARVVEQFPAAPEPGIAYLVKATVESGFELPEIKLALISENEFYGRSAGYDARQVKKLATRRKNVVDPLQLKAGDIVVHQTHGIGKFLELVQREVSSGGRNPVKSTREYLLIEYAPSKRGYPGDKLYVPTDQLDLLTRYVGGEAPALSKMGGSDWSAAKTKARKAVRDIAVELVKLYSARMASKGYAFGPDTPWQRELEEAFPFAETPDQLTTIDEVKADMERPIPMDRLLAGDVGFGKTEVAVRAAFKAIQEGKQVAMLVPTTLLVRQHLETFTERFAGFPVHTRALSRFQTDKEARETIKGLEDGTIDMVIGTHRILAEAMTFKDLGLVIIDEEQRFGVEHKDKLKKLKTNVDILSMSATPIPRTLEMAVTGIREMSTLATPPEDRHPILTYVGPNSDRQIAAAIHREMLREGQVFFVHNRVSSINRVAAHIAELVPDARIAVAHGQLPEHLLEQVIVDFWERKFDVLVSTTIIETGLDIPNANTLIIDRADKYGLSQLHQLRGRVGRGRERAYAYFLYDELKPLSETAHDRLSTIAANNELGSGMQVALKDLEIRGAGNLLGGEQSGHIAGVGFDLYLRMIGEAVSTFRGDVAEGQTELRLELPVDAHIPEGYVDSERLRLEAYQKLSTASSPAAADGQIDQVLEELTDRYGEPPEQVTNLITVSKLRRLAQRTGLSEVVAMGSNLRVAPAALADSVQARLRRMYPSAKYMAAAAALSVPMPVVNGHPLPDAELIAWVESLLGAIFPAPAVPAAAAAPAE; via the coding sequence GTGATCCTTCAGGGCTTGATTCCGGCGCTTTCGCGCGCCTCCACGTTCGACCGTGCCCTGGCGGAAGCCGGACGAGATGCCGACTTCTCGCTCACCGACGGGCTGCGGGCGCCGCTTCTCGCCGGGCTCCTGGCGCAGCGCGCGGAACGGGGACTCCCGGAGGCGCTCTTCGTGGTGACGGCAACCGGGCGCGACTCGGAGAGTCTGCGCGCGAGCCTCGAGTGCCTGGCGCCGGGTGCCGACATCCTCGAGTTCCCGGCGTGGGAGACACTGCCGCATGAGCGGCTGAGTCCGAGCGCCGAGATCGTGGGCAAGCGCATCGCCGCGCTCCGCCGCCTCGACGAGTGGACCGCCGAGACGGCAGCTGCCGATGCGAAGGTGAAGGGCGCAGAACGTCCCCGGCCGCTTGTCGTCGTGGCGTCGGTTCGTGCCGCGCTCCAGCCCCTGGCCGACAACCTCACCGAGCACCAGCCCGTGCGGTTGGTGAAGGGCGGCCGCGGTTACGATCTCGCGAGCCTGGTCGGCGAACTCGTCGAACTCGCCTACTCGCGGGTCGACATGGTCACCCGTCGCGGCGAGTTCGCGGTGCGCGGCGGCATCCTCGACATCTTCCCGGCCGTCTCCGAGCACCCCGTGCGGGTCGACTTCTTCGGCGACGAGATCGAGGAGATCCGCGGCTTCTCGGTCGCCGACCAGCGTTCGCTCGAGAACCAGTTCGACCACGTCGAGCTGCCGCCGAGCCGCGAGCTCTTGCTCAGCGAGTCCGTGAAGCAGCGCGCGCGGGAGATGCAGCACGAGTTCCCGAGCCTGTCGGGGCTGCTGGAGAAGATCGGCCAGGGCATCCCCGTCGAGGGGATGGAGTCGCTTGCCCCTGCGCTGCTCGATCGACTCGTCACGGTCACCCACTACTTGCCAGCCGGTGCCGCGATCGCCGTCATCTCGCCCGAACGGGTGGCAAGTCGGGCTGTCAGCCTGACGGAGACGAACCGCGAGTTCCTCTCCGCCGCCTGGAACGCCGCCACCGCAGGAGCCGAGGCTCCGATCGACCTGGCTTCGGGCGAATTCATCACGCTGAACGACCTGCGCGACGCCGCCGGCATCCACCGCCCGTGGTGGACTCTCAGTACGTTCGACAGCGGAACGGCATCCGTCGACGAACACCTGGAAGCGATCGTGGGCACCGATGCGCACTACTTGAGAATCCAGGCTGACGCCGTTCCGAGCTTCCAGGGCAACGTCGAGGGTGCGCTCGATCATGTGGCGAGCCGGATGCACGACGGCTGGAGTGTCGCGGTCGTCGCGGCGGGCACCGGTCTCGTCGAACGCGCGGCCGACGTCCTGGCCGAACGCGAACTGCCTGCGCGCGTGGTCGAGCAGTTCCCGGCCGCACCCGAGCCGGGAATCGCCTACCTCGTGAAGGCCACCGTCGAGAGCGGCTTCGAGCTGCCCGAGATCAAGCTCGCGCTGATCAGTGAGAACGAGTTCTACGGTCGGAGCGCCGGATACGACGCCCGCCAGGTGAAGAAGCTGGCGACGCGCCGCAAGAATGTCGTCGACCCCTTGCAGCTGAAGGCCGGAGACATCGTCGTGCACCAGACGCACGGCATCGGCAAGTTCCTCGAACTCGTGCAACGCGAGGTGTCGAGCGGCGGCCGCAACCCGGTGAAGAGCACCCGCGAATACCTGCTGATCGAGTACGCGCCCTCGAAGCGCGGCTACCCCGGTGACAAGCTCTACGTTCCCACCGACCAGCTCGACCTGCTCACCCGGTACGTCGGGGGAGAGGCGCCCGCCCTGTCGAAGATGGGCGGCAGCGACTGGTCGGCGGCGAAGACGAAGGCACGGAAGGCCGTGCGCGACATCGCCGTCGAGCTCGTGAAGCTCTACTCGGCACGCATGGCGTCGAAGGGCTACGCGTTCGGCCCCGACACCCCCTGGCAGCGGGAGCTCGAGGAGGCGTTCCCGTTTGCCGAGACGCCCGACCAGCTCACCACGATCGACGAGGTCAAGGCCGACATGGAGCGGCCGATCCCGATGGACCGCCTTCTCGCCGGTGACGTGGGCTTCGGCAAGACCGAGGTCGCCGTGCGCGCCGCATTCAAGGCCATCCAGGAGGGCAAGCAGGTCGCGATGCTCGTGCCGACCACCCTTCTCGTGCGCCAGCATCTCGAGACCTTCACCGAACGTTTCGCCGGTTTCCCTGTGCACACCCGTGCGCTCTCGCGGTTCCAGACCGACAAGGAGGCCCGCGAGACGATCAAAGGCCTCGAAGACGGCACCATCGATATGGTGATCGGCACCCACCGCATCCTCGCCGAAGCGATGACGTTCAAAGACCTCGGCCTCGTGATCATCGACGAAGAGCAGCGTTTCGGTGTCGAACACAAAGACAAGCTGAAGAAACTCAAGACGAACGTCGACATCCTCTCGATGAGCGCCACGCCCATCCCTCGCACCCTCGAGATGGCGGTGACGGGCATCCGCGAGATGTCGACGCTCGCGACGCCGCCCGAAGACCGGCACCCGATCCTCACCTATGTCGGCCCGAACTCCGACCGGCAGATCGCGGCCGCCATCCATCGGGAGATGCTCCGCGAGGGGCAGGTCTTCTTCGTGCACAACCGGGTCTCATCGATCAACCGGGTCGCGGCGCACATCGCCGAGCTGGTTCCGGATGCCCGTATCGCCGTCGCCCACGGGCAGCTGCCTGAGCACCTGCTCGAACAGGTGATCGTGGACTTCTGGGAACGCAAGTTCGACGTGCTCGTCTCGACCACAATCATCGAGACCGGGCTCGACATTCCGAACGCCAACACGCTGATCATCGACCGTGCAGACAAGTACGGCCTGTCGCAGTTGCACCAGCTGCGCGGGCGGGTCGGGCGCGGCCGCGAGCGGGCGTATGCGTACTTCCTCTACGACGAGCTGAAGCCGCTTTCGGAGACCGCGCACGACCGCCTCTCGACGATCGCGGCGAACAACGAGCTCGGCTCCGGCATGCAGGTCGCCCTGAAAGACCTCGAGATCCGCGGGGCGGGCAACCTGCTCGGCGGCGAACAGTCGGGCCACATCGCGGGTGTCGGTTTCGACCTCTACCTCCGGATGATCGGGGAGGCCGTCTCGACGTTCCGCGGCGATGTCGCAGAAGGCCAGACCGAGTTGCGGCTAGAACTGCCGGTGGATGCGCACATCCCCGAAGGGTACGTCGACAGCGAGCGGCTGCGGCTGGAGGCCTACCAGAAGCTCTCGACCGCCTCGTCGCCGGCCGCGGCGGACGGCCAGATCGACCAGGTGCTCGAAGAGCTGACCGACCGGTACGGCGAACCGCCGGAGCAGGTCACGAACCTGATCACGGTCTCGAAACTGCGCCGGCTCGCCCAGCGCACCGGGCTCAGCGAGGTCGTGGCGATGGGGTCGAATCTGCGCGTGGCGCCTGCGGCGCTGGCGGATTCGGTGCAGGCCAGGCTCCGGCGGATGTACCCGTCCGCGAAGTACATGGCGGCGGCTGCAGCACTGTCGGTTCCGATGCCGGTCGTGAACGGGCATCCGCTGCCCGACGCGGAACTCATCGCGTGGGTCGAGAGCCTGCTCGGCGCGATCTTCCCGGCGCCCGCGGTTCCGGCCGCAGCGGCGGCGCCCGCCGAGTAG
- a CDS encoding VOC family protein — MTKTPAPGVWPTFRFHDAAAALAWLVETIGFTEHVVYRGDVAGDPERDIAHAELLWPGGGGIMFGSDTGGTGWSGTVGGPGTSTTYLSTDEPRAVFDRVSAAGWTIIRPLTEQSYGGSEFSFTDPEGNAWSVGSYRGENL, encoded by the coding sequence ATGACGAAGACACCAGCGCCGGGAGTCTGGCCCACCTTCCGCTTCCATGACGCGGCAGCCGCGCTGGCCTGGCTCGTCGAGACCATCGGGTTCACCGAACACGTCGTCTACCGGGGCGACGTCGCCGGGGATCCCGAGCGCGACATCGCGCACGCCGAACTGCTCTGGCCGGGCGGCGGCGGAATCATGTTCGGCAGCGACACCGGCGGCACCGGATGGTCGGGAACGGTCGGCGGCCCGGGAACCTCGACGACCTACCTCAGTACCGACGAACCCCGGGCGGTCTTCGACCGGGTGAGCGCGGCCGGGTGGACGATCATCCGCCCCCTCACCGAGCAGAGCTACGGCGGCAGCGAGTTCTCGTTCACCGACCCCGAGGGCAACGCCTGGAGCGTCGGCAGCTACCGCGGCGAGAACCTCTGA